From the genome of Dermacentor andersoni chromosome 3, qqDerAnde1_hic_scaffold, whole genome shotgun sequence:
AACTTCCTCCTTGCCGACGGTTTCCGCGTTGAGAGAACCGCCGGATCCTCGCTTCTTGAAGGACACGTCATCTTCGGCCACTTGAGTCAGAGGCGTCACTCCCGGTGCGGTCAGCAAATTAGCCTGAAAAGATTCGCCACGGTTTGAATCAACATTTAAAGTGAAATCGTGAATTCATCAAGCGCTCAGAAGACGCTCGGGGAATCGCAACGGCATCAaatgcactttggccacgtcttTCCAGCCTGGGGCCGTCACAGCCGCAGCGACATGATAAGTGTCACTTCTGGTTCACCAAACAAAACACAGTAGCCTGTAGCGGCGCCACAAGCAGCCTCTCGCGGTGGCCACCAACATAGACGAAGATTGGCAGGGTGCGAGCTATAAGAATATTGAACCATTTGGCTGACGATGACGTGCTGCTAGGCAGAAAGAATGTGAAGGCGGCCATTTTACGCTACTATGCTTTCTCCGTTCCTCGACTGAGTCGTATGGCCGACTCAGCTAACTAATTCAATTTCATTTGATGCGTGGTGCAAGTTTCAAGGTAACTCGAAAATGCATAAAACATGCATATAATCCTGAAAGACCGGGCAGCGCATGCGGGGTATCGAAGGCCTTGGCATGATACAGAATGTTTACCTCTACTTCGCGTGCACTACGGGGTTGTAGAAATGATTGAGCGTACCTCCGTCTTGCTGCTAAGTGAGGCGCAGAAGAAGAACACTATGGATGCCGACTTGACGCTCAACATGATGCGGAACAGGTTCATGCCCATGGCCGAGTTCTCGTAGACGGCACAGGCACCCGAGCCACCACCACACGTGCCTTGCCACAGAAAACAGCTGCGGTCGATCAGGTGACCGAACACTATCGGGCCCGGGATGGTGCCTGTCGAAGAGGGTGGAAGCGCGCATTCGACTCGGAATCTATAGAGATAAATTGCGGGTGAAGGCAGCTGCTCATACGTAAAAGTTCAGTGCCTGAAAACATGGTCATTAGACTACCTAAAAAGCCTGGCTGCCTTCGTTGATGCGCAGTATGTCGCTTACGCGCTCTAAGCAAGCATACTATATACACATGCCTCGCATATTGCCAGCAGTGATTCACACGAAAAAGATCGAAGCGCTTTCGAAATTGCAATGTACAACGTCAGCTATCATGTGAATATGCTACCAAAGGTGAAAAGGCTCACGAAGACATTTCCCTGGCGCCCAAGAATATCTCTCAGTGTCTGTTCTTTCCATTACTGTACTTCTTAAGCCTCCCTTTCGAAAGAGCTGCAGGCATCATAAATATTGCGACATGGCAAAACACCATGTCGGCAAAACGCCAATAGTTATGAATTCGTATCTGTGCATAACGTATCGCGTCTGTGTGTCTGTGCCTGCAGTAGTCTCCCTATGTTCTACGCTTTAGCGGTGTGTTTTCAAGAGCTATGTTTGTGTTTCTGTACAATCCCTCTTCATCCCAGCACATTGAGTCATCACTTCAACTTATACCATGCAGGGATTTTTAAAATAGTGGTTAAACGCACCTCAATGCAACCAACGACATACGAGttaccgtcatgtggcgctctttAGAGTTTTTTATATTCCACTTAATCAGTTAgttaactaagatcaattatgcaaatTTCTTAATATTCAATTTAgagccaagtgcgtttcgttgcgttgtagagggggttcagaaacgaccgttccaattttttgtggcaacgttcatgctgcgtggcgattgttttcttttgttttgggggggggggggggggggcatttaaaGAAAGCTCGCGCAATATAAAACAAAGCCACGTGACGGCGCTCGTGCGCTATTGGATTGcagtgctctcaaccgtgcgtcgagtctatcgcttatcagggacgacggcacTTCCTTTCCGTGTACTACCACCACAGGGTTTCATACAAcaattactggagggaactctggcgctagtgcctacaggagctgcaatgggagcgtttgagccagcatgggaattatgggtagTAGCCTACATGGATCTGTCTAAAGTTCGTCCTTCTGGCACTAAACGGCTTCATGACCTTGTAACCTTGTCATTTTCAACAACGTACTAAGTATTAAATGACTAAAtcaacattattaaaattgtccgaggGCAGCATTCGAATACAGAACTTCTAGCAAAGAAGCCTGATGTTGAAACCATTACgtcacggacgcatgcatcgacaagcgatgtgaaacgcccttatgaatttatcactGGCATGCCAGTGTTTTGAGACGCTTGACCCGTTTCTATTTGGCCGCTTCGACAAGCTCAATCGtcgcaattagtagcgattgtgtgTTTGCAGCGTCTTCAACACTTCGAACAGTATATATTGCTTTCAAATTTACGGCAATGCAgtcatataaagcgtaataaagcCACAAACATGTCTGAATCCACATGCACGAAGATCAGAAAAGTTCATGTGCTTACCATCATTTCCATGTTGGGTCAATGACTGCAGCGCTAGAGAGTTCGCTCTAACATATTGTTGGAAACACTATaggccaccgccaaagatgctcaCGCACTGTGAAGACGATGCCTAGAGCTGCGACGGCTCAGTTCGCCACGGTCCGCGGCAGGCTTCTCTCGCACCAAGTTTAGAGCGCTACAATACGAtggcgcatgagcgcagtcacgtgatcttatttgatatttcgcgggctttgttTAAACGCCCAGAAATATCGCCACGCACAATGTACGTTGGCACAAAAAAACTGAAGCGGTCGTTTCTGtatcccctctacaacgcaacgaaaggCACTTGGCCTTAAAGTGAATATTCAAGCTTTTGAATAATTCatactaattagctaattaagggaacataaaaaaattcgtccaaggagcgccacatgacaaGCCATATGCCGATGCCTCTATAAAGCTGCGACTAACCATTTTTCAAATCCTTGATTCAAGTTAAGTGAAACGGCCTGTATAAACTGCCTACTAGCGTCGTTTTACTTTTATGTAGCTCAATTTTGCAGGCAAACAGCGCTCTCCACCTAACGAGGTGCCACTTCATGACCGCCTTCCGTAGGCACTCTCAGGCTTTAATGACGTCACCACCGCAATCtccgtcattatatatatatatatatatatatatagctgcattCGATTTCCACGAAAGGCAAGCATCGGTGAGATTGTATCAGTTTATCTTGCAACTTGCGATGACACATTTGTCCTTTATAGTCTAGTACTTATGACCACGTTGTATTCACATGCAACGGCCAATAGTTTAGGCGCCCAATACATCGTGAAGTCCAGACGAATGCCCCATACAGAGCGTGCCCACGTACCCAAGAGTCTGATGGCGACGTAATTGACGCCGATGCC
Proteins encoded in this window:
- the LOC129387931 gene encoding uncharacterized protein, whose amino-acid sequence is MGMNLFRIMLSVKSASIVFFFCASLSSKTEANLLTAPGVTPLTQVAEDDVSFKKRGSGGSLNAETVGKEEVKEDGSDKLKGESGESRDEVARNDIPVSRD